Genomic window (Lewinellaceae bacterium):
CGAGAAAACCCACCTGGAAATCCTCGTATCCTTTCTGCTTGCGGGCAATGCGCCGGATGGCCTCTTCACAGGCTGCCTGGGGGCTGATCCCCTGGCGCATCAGCTCTACGACCAGAAAGGAGCCGGCGGTTTTGATGACGGCCTCTCCCAACCCGGTAGCCACGGCGGCTCCCACTTCATTATCGACGAACAAGCCGGCGCCGATAATCGGAGAATCCCCTACCCTGCCGTGCAATTTAAATGCCGCCCCGCTGGTGGTGCAGGCGCCGGAGAGCTTGCCGTCCTGCCCAATGCCCAACATGCCTATGGTGTCGTGGTTTTCGATATTGATAACGGGTTGGTAATGAGATTTTTCCTTCCATTCCCGCCAGTTCTTTTCGGCTTTGGAAGTCAGGAGGTTCTGGCGTTTGAAGCCATTTTCCAAAGCGAATTGCAGGGCGCCGTCTCCTGCCAGCATCACGTGGGGCGTTTTTTCCATCACCAGGCGGGCCACGGAAACCGGATGCCGGATATCCTGGAGGAAACAAACAGAGCCGCAGTTGCCTTCTTCATCCATGATGCAGGCATCGAGGGTCACTCTGCCGTCCCGGTCGGGCCGCCCGCCGTATCCTACCGACATATCATCGGGGTCGGCCTCCGCAACGCGGACGCCCTGTTCCACGGCATCGAGGGCCCGGGCTCCTTTTTTGATCGCTTTCCAGGCTTTTTTATTGGCGGCGAGGTTATTCCAGGTCGACACCACGGTAGGCGGCGGCAAGGCCGGGCTTTGGAGCCATGGCTGGACAGCGCCGGCGGTTTTGCCAATAGACAAGCCCAGTCCGCCCAATACGGTTTGGGTTATGAATTTTCTCCGGTTGGTCATTGATGCGGTTTGATGGTTTAAAATCGCGCATCAAAGTTCAAAAAAAAAGCGTACATCTTTTAATCGAAGAACCCATTGGCTTCTGATTTCACTGTTTTTTCGTCTTTTTCGGGTGGGCCGTCCTGTACAATAACCGGCCTGAAGAGGCGAAGCAACGTAAAGGCAGGTTGTATGAATTGGCCAACTTGCTTCAATAAGGCAGCATCGGGGCTGAGCGTACAAACCTCAGGTTCGTCCGTCAGTTCTCCATCGGCGTCGGAGTCCAGCACGGGGCAGCCGCAGCGGCCTTTGGGCCCGGGAAGCCGGAGGCATTCGTCATCCAGGTCGGCCACCTCGTCCTTGTCGTAATCCGGGCAGCCCTGGGTAGGAATGGTGCCGGCAACAAGCGGGCACCGGTCTTCGCGGTCGGCCACTCCGTCATCATCGGTATCGGGGCAGCCATTGAGCTGCCGCGGCCCGGCCTCGGTGCGGCAAATGTCTTCCAGGTCCTCCACCCCGTCTCCGTCTTCGTCGGGGCAGCCCCGGGCAGAGAGGCGGCCTTTCATCTGCGGGCAGGCATCTTCCTTGTCGGCGATGCCGTCCCGGTCGGCATCTTTGGCTATAAACCGGAAAGAGAGGGTGGCGCCGGCAAAGGAGTACCAGTCGTTGGTCCCAGGTTTTCCGGCGTGGCTGATGCCGTCGACATAATCGGTAAAAGCAGTAGTGGTCGATGCTTCCAGGCCCAGGAGGACGCCGGGGCTGAGGTCTATTTTAATGCCGATGCCAAAGGGGGCCGCCAGGCGGGTTTGAGGAAAAGGCTCCTGCCGGTCTGCGTCAATGAGCGGGACGAGGTCGTCGGAGCCGGTTTGAGAGAAATCGGGGCTGGCTTTCAGGTAGGCCAAACCGGCGCCCGTGAAAAAATAGGGAGAGATCAGGCCTTTGAAGTAAGCTGTATCCGGATAACGGCGCCGGCCAAAGGGCTCCCATTCCACCAGCAGGCTGGCCTGCCCGGCCTGGCTTTGAAAACGGAAATTGCGGACGTCGAAGCCTGCTTTGGAAAAATTGCGGTCATCGCCGGAAAGCTCGGCGTAGGAGAGGTTCAGCCTCAGCGCCCACTCGGCAGAGATATGATGGCGCAACAGCAGCCCATAGGCGCCGTTCAGCTCTTCCCACTCCGGATGCCAGTCGGGAGCAAGTTCTCCCTGATAGCCGGCGCCGCCCACGACGAAACCCGCTTCCCATTTTGGCTGCGCCAGCAGCGCCAGCGGCGCCATTAGCAGATATGTACATAGTGTGTGTAGCCTCATCAAGCAGTTGTTTACATGATAGCTTGAAAGTATGTTTTACAAACTCAGGCCCGGTTGCAGCGCCTTTCCCTTAACCGGCCGTTTCCTGTAAAGGCAAGCAGGCCCATGGACAGGATGCAAGGTTATACGTTAGCGCATGGATTGAGTTACAGGGGGGCAGGCGGACTGTTAGAGTTGATGCATAACTGGGGAAAACACCAACCAGGACATTTTCTTGCAAAAGTGTGTGTTGGGGCCCATTTAAAAGCCAAAGAACCGGTTTAAATTTATTCAGATGGGCTGCCTCAAAGGGGCCCTTTCGGGACAAGCGAACGTCCAATAAGTTAAAACCAGTTCAAAATCACGCCTAAGATAAGGCTATAAAAGCTATACTCAAAAAAAGCATATAAAAAATGTGCTCAAATGACGGTTCGGAGGGCTCCGGGAGAGGATACAACAAAAAATAGCGAGCCGCCGGAGCAGCTCGCCACTAGGTTCAGCAAGTTAATATTAAGAGAGAGAAAAGCCGTGGTTGAAAATTAAAATGTAAAACCATAACCTGGCGAAGCCAGAACCAAGTGTTCCTAAACCGCAAAACCGCGAAACCGCAGAACCGCGAAACCGCAAAACCGCAAAACCGCAGAACCGAAACACCGCAGAACCGCAAAATGTAAAACCGCAAAATGTAAAATGTAAAGGGATTGAAAGGCCCGCGCTGTTGGCGCCCAATTTTACATTTGATATTTTGCAGTTTGATATTTTAACTTACTCAGGCCCCGCACATCAGGCAGTCCGGGTCGTCCAGGTTGCACACCTCGCCTTCGCCGGCCCCGGTATCCAGCTGGGGCTCCGGAATGCCTTCGGCGGCGGCTACAACCTCCTTTTTCACCTGAGCAGCCTGCTTGACCGTAAACTTGATCGGGTCGGTAGCCGCTTTGCTGCGCAGGTAGTACATGCCGGTCTTCAGGCCTTTCTGCCAGGCGTAGAAGTGCATGGAAGACAGCTTCCCGAAATTGGGGTCCTGCAGGAAGAGGTTCATGCTCTGGCTCTGGCAGATGAAAGCGCCGCGGTCGGCCGCCATGTCGATGATGGCCTTCTGGCTGATTTCCCAGACGGTTTTGTACAGTTCCTTGAGGTCGTCGGGAATCTCGTCGATTTCCTGAATGGACCCGTTGGCGGCCATCAGCCGGTGCTTCATGTCGTCATCCCACAGCCCCAGGCCAATCAGGTCGTGCAGCAAATGCTTATTCACCACGATAAACTCGCCGGACAAGGTGCGGCGGGTGTAAATATTGGAAGTATAAGGCTCAAAGCATTCATTGTTGCCCAATATCTGCGAAGTGGAAGCGGTCGGCATGGGCGCCAGCAGCAGGCTGTTGCGCAGGCCGTGCTTTTTGATGCGTTTCTTCAGGCCGGCCCAGTCCCAGCGATCGCCGGGCTGCACGCCCCACATGTCGAACTGCAGTTCGCCCTTGCTGGCCGGCGAGCCCGGGAAGGTCTCGTAATGGCCGTCGCGCTCGGCCAGTATGCAGGACTCCGTCAATGCTGCGAAGTAGATCGTCTCAAAAATATCGCGGTTGAGTTGCCGCGCCTCCGGGCTGTCGAACGGATAGCGCATCTGTATGAAGGCGTCGGCCAGGCCCTGCACCCCGATGCCAATGGGCCGGTGCCGCATATTAGAGTTGCGCGCCTCGGGTATCGGATAGTAGTTGATGTCGATCACCTTGTTGAGGTTGCGCGTCACCACCCGGCTGATATCGAACAATTTCTGGAAGTCGAACGCCCGGGTGTCCTCATCCACAAATTTGGACAAGGCGATGGAGGCCAGGTTGCAGACGGCCACTTCGTCCGGAGAAGTGTATTCCATGATCTCCGTGCAGAGGTTGCTGGAGCGAATGGTGCCCAGGTTTTTCTGGTTGGACTTCCGGTTGGCCGCATCTTTGTACAATATATATGGCGTGCCGGTTTCGATCTGAGATTCCAGGATGGCGAACCACAACTCCTGGGCCCGCACGGTTTTCCGGGCCCGCCCCTCCTGCTCGTATTGATGGTACAGCGCTTCAAACTCGCCGCTGTGGCAATCGTACAGGCCGGGCGCCTCATTCGGGCAGAACAGCGACCATTCGGTGTCCTCCCGGACGCGCTCCATGAACAGGTCCGGTATCCACATGGCGTAGAAGAGGTCGCGGGCGCGCATTTCTTCCTTGCCGTGGTTCTTCTTCAGGTCGAGGAATTCAAATACGTCGGCGTGCCAGGGCTCGAGGTAGACGGCGAAGGCGCCTTTTCTTTTTCCGCCTCCCTGGTCAATATAGCGTGCCGTATCATTGAATACTTTAAGCATGGGAACGACCCCGTTGGAAACCCCTCCAGTGCCCTTGATGTAGCTGCCCGTGGCCCGGATATTGTGAATGCTCAAGCCGATCCCTCCTGCGGATTGAGAGATTTTGGCGCAGCGGGAGAGGGTTTCAAAAATCCCGGGAACTGAATCTTCAGTCATTGTCAAAAGAAAGCAGCTTGAAAGTTGCGGCTTCGGCGTGCCTGCATTGAACAACGTCGGCGTAGCGTGGATAAACCACTTCTCCGAGATCAGGTTGTAGGTTTCGATGGCCGCCGCGATGTCTTCCCCGTGGATGCCCACGGCGGCGCGCATGATCATGTGCTGGGGGCGCTCCACCACCTGCCCGTCCATGCGCAGGAGGTAGGACCGCTCCAGGGTCTTGAAGCCGAAGAAATCGAAGCTGTAGTCTCGGTCGTAGATGATGGCCGAGTCCAGCTCGTCGCGGTGCTTCCAGATGATCTCGAAGCTATCGTCGCCGATCAGGCCCGCCGGCTCGCCCGTCTTGGGGTCGATGTAGTTGTAGAGGTCCTTCATGGTGCGGGCGAAGGACTTTTTGGTGTTCTTGTGCAGGTTGGAAACGGCGATTCGGGCAGCCAGGATGGCGTATTCCGGATGGTCGGTGGCCATGGTGGCTGCCGTTTCGGCCGCCAGGTTGTCCAGCTCGGTGGTCGTGACGCCGTCGTACAGCCCCTGTATCACCTTTTTGGCGATCTCGATGTAATCGATGTACCTCGTATCGAGGTCGTAGCAGAGTTTTTTGATGCGGGCGGTAATTTTGTCAAAGCTGACGTCTTCGCGCTTACCGCTTCTTTTGATGACTTCCATAAAGGTTAGTTTTGATTGGTTTAGGCATTAGGCCTCGATTTGCCTCTGAAGCCAGAGAATTCATTTGAAATTGTGGACGGTGTACGTGACCTGGCGGGAACCGGTGGGCGTACGGTGTACGGCATGCAGGCTCCGAGGGCCCCTGAGCTCGCCCAAGTCCCTGCGTACATCGTACACAAAAAAGCCATATCCTCAGCCCTTACATCGTACACCATAACCTAAACAAGTTTTTGTCAATTTGTATTTTTCATGATCAAATCTCCAACAGGGCTAAAAGTCTTCATCCAGAGAGAAAACCTGCTTGTCGCTGCCGGACATGACGCCCGACTTCTGATAGTCGCCCACGCGCTTTTCGAAGAAGTTGGTCTTGCCCTGCAGGGAGATCATATCCATCCAGGGGAAGGGATTTTCTACGTGGTAAATTTTGGGCTGGCTCAGGGCGGCCAGCAGGCGGTCGGCCACGAACTCGATGTACTGGCACATCAGCTCTGAATTCATGCCGATGAGGTTGACGGGCAGGGCGTCGGAGACGAATTCCTTTTCGATGTCCACCGCGTCGGTGATGATCTTGCGGATGGTCTCTTCCGGCAGTTTATTTTGAATGTGCTGGTTGTAGAGCAGGCAGGCGAAGTCGCAATGCATGCCTTCATCGCGGGAGATCAGCTCGTTGGAGAAAGACAGCCCGGGCATGAGCCCCCGCTTTTTCAGCCAGAAGATGGAGCAGAAAGAGCCGGAGAAGAAAATGCCTTCCACGGCGGCAAAAGCGACGAGGCGTTCTGCGAAGGATGCGTTTTCGATCCAGCGCAGGGCCCAATGCGCCTTTTTCTTCACGCAATCCAGTGTTTCGATGGCGTTGAAGAGGTAATCCTTTTCTTTCAGGTCTTTGATGTAGGTATCGATCAGCAGGCTGTAGGTCTCGGAATGGATGTTTTCCATCATGATCTGGAAACCGTAGAAGAACTTGGCTTCCGTGTATTGCACCTCGCTGACGAAATTTTCCGCCAGGTTTTCGTTGACGATGCCGTCGCTGGCAGCGAAAAAAGCCAGGACGTGCTTGATGAAGTGGCGCTCGTTGTCGCTGAGCTTGTCGTTCCAGTCTCCCAGGTCGGAAGAAAGGTCGATCTCTTCCGCCGTCCAGAAGCTGGCTTCCGATTTTTTATAAAAAGCCCAGATATCGTTGTGTTTGATGGGGAAAAGGACAAAGCGGTTGGGGTTTTCCTGAAGTATTGGCTCTACTTGCTGAGTCATTGGAATGTGCGTTTTTTAAAGATGAAATAGTTATGAAGAAAGCGTCGCTTTTCTCGAATACATACTCTACAGTACAGCCGCTCCGCCCCGGAGAAGGGCAACTGCCGCTTTCCAGGGAGCCATGGCTCCGGCCTGGCTGCAAAATCCTGCTGTTTGTTGAAATACTTTCGGGAATTTTCTGCTTCAGGGCTCGGGCAAGAGCCGCAGCAGAGGCGACTGTAGCTAAGCTTGGTTGTGCTTACGCAGACAGGTATGGCTGTTTTCCCTAGCATGCTTTGTTTGTCACCACTAAATTAATAAGATCAGGCATTTGCCACGCTCAAAGTTATCAACACTATGTTTATAACTACCATAAATAACTGATTGTCAATTGCAATTGAATGTTAGTCATTTTTTCCACAATGTGGATAACTCAATTGTGGAAAACCGGCGGATTGTCACCTTATGGGTTATAAAGCGTTGAGGGCCATGGGGAAGGAGGGAAGGAGGCTACTCGTCTGACGTTGGACAGGGATTGCTGGGACTGTGTACGAGGTACGGGGCCGGCAAGGGCTTGAGGCTGTGTACGATGTCCGAAGCTCCACCGGCTGAATGGTAGCCGGGAAGGATTCAAAACAACCGCTTCCGCTGAAAGTACCAAACCAGGAGCAAGCTCAGGCCAATTGAAAGGGACATGATGATGTAGATGGCGTAGCCTTTATTTTCCAGTGGAAGCGGCACGTTCATGCCATAAAAGCTGGCAACCAGGGTTGGCACCATGAGGATAATGGTGATGAGGGTGAGCCTGCGGATGGTGATGTTGAGGTTGTTGGAAATGATGGAGCCATAGGCGTCCATGGTGCCGTTGAGGATATTGGTGTAAACGTTGGCCATTTCCAGAGCCTGGCTGTTGTCGATGATGATGTCTTCGAACAGGTCGGCCTTATCCTCATCATCGCGGATGTGGAGGAAGTCGGTCCGCTTCATCTTGAGTTTGAGCAGTTCGTTGGCGCTCAGGGTGTTGACGAAGTAGACCAAACTTTTTTCTATGCTGAGCAGTTGCTTCAGTTCTTTGTTGCGGCTGGAGTCGTACAGCTCCTGCTCGATGAGGTTGCGCTTGAGGTTGAGCTTTTTCAGGCAGGTGAGGAACCGGTATACATTCTGTTCCATGATTTGCAGGACAAAAGCGGAATCGTCGTCGGGCGTGAAATTTTTCACCTTTCCATCCAGGAAGAGCTGCAGGACGGGGTTTTCGTGAGAAGTAATGGTGATCACATGCTCGATGGTGATGATGATGCCGATCGGCACGGTGATGTAGATCGCATCGTTTTCCTCCTCGGCTTCATTCAGGATGGGAGTATTGACAACAATGAGGCGGACATCATCCTCCCGCTCGTAACGCGAGCGCTCGTCGATGTCAAGCGAATCGGTGAGGAAGTCCAGCGGCACGTCAAACTGCATGGCCACTTCCTCCAACTCTTCGTGGCTGAAAGGGGGAGAGATGTTGACCCAACAGCTAACCTCCGGCTCTTCCAGCTCCTTCAGCTTACCCTCCTCTTTTGCGTAATACCGGATCATCTTCTGAGTGAATAAAGAGTGTGAATTTATCCGGCACAAACATACGATTAATAAGCTGGGTTAGCAAATGGGTAATGAGGGGGGGGAGAGTTGCATTGTTAAATGGTTTTATTGTTGGCATGGCTGGGGCGGAGGGGGAGGGCTGCATTGTTAAATGGTTATATTGTTGGCACGGCCGGGGAGGAGGGGGAGGGTTGCATTGTTAAATGGTTATATTGTTGGCATGGCTGGGGCGGAGGGGGAGGGTTGCATTGTTAAATGGTTTTATTGTTGAAAACGGACTTTCGTCCCTACAGGACTGGCAGCAAAACTACATTTATTGAGAAGTTTCATCCAACAAATCCAGCAACCATCCAACCATCCCTGCCCGCCAATCCAACCATCCAACAATCCATCCAGCCAGCCAGCCAGCCAGCCAGCCATCCCCCCCTCCTCACCTGCCCTGCGAAATGCTCATACAAAGGCAGCGCCGTCACTCCTGCCCTTCCCCAGCGGGGAGGATACCCCTCGCGGAGGCGGTAGTAATCGGAGATGATGTCGGCCTGCTGTTCCAGGTTGAAATCCTGGAAGGAACGGCCGGCCAGCAGCGCCGCTTCCAGCCCCTGCGCGCCGCCGTAATCATACCCCTCGGGGCTGCGCTGGGCTGCCAGCGCCCGGGGGATGTAGACGATGCCCAACTTCTGGTATTGCCAGACGTGCACCAGCTCATGGATCAACAAGCTGTTGTCCATTCTGCCCCAGGAGTTGATGCAATAAAAACTGACATAGCAGAACTGAAACTGGCGCGGCCCGGCTACCGAGTATTCATCGATGCGGATGCGCTGGTAGTTGATCGACCGCCCAAAGATGGGCCGGGCCAGTTTTTTTTCCCAGGCATACAGCGGCCGGCTGTTGAATTTGGCGAAGTCGATCAGCGTCTCGTACAACTCGCCGATGGCCAGGCAGTCCAGCAGCAACAATAGCATTTCCAGCCACCAGTATGCTGTCTTCCCCCCCAGTATCTTGCTGACCATTTCTTCGCGATAAGCCGACCGCACATTTCGCAAGCCTTTCTGCAGGTGTTTAGCTACCCGCTTCAACCGGGCCGGCAGATAGCGCAAGGCATCAACCAGGCGCAGCACAACGTCCATCAGCTTCAACAGCAGAAGCTGAAGCAGGTATTGTACGCTGATATCTGCATGGAAGGCCTTTCCTGAGATCTTCATGGCCAATGTTTTATTCTTGTCCGGGGCAACCCGTCTAGCGTTGGACAGCGTCGTACATCGTACACACAAGGGTTCCCACTGTGTCCGTACATCGTACACAACCCCAGCCCATTCTGTCCAACCTTAGAACGGTAGCCTTGTCCGGCAAAAATATCTTCGATTGTTATTATGCGGAGCCTGGCCTGGGGTGAGATGGCTGACATCGGAAATATACAGAATTAAAATTTTTCTCGCTGCTTTTAGGCAATCTTAACAAGAATAATTAATTTTGGGATTCTGCACTACTTATCCATTCCCCCCACCGCCCTTTTTTGCACCCTGGTTTTATAATCGCTCTTGCGAGAGCGCTATCTTTTCATTGCTAAACAAAAACTATGAAAACCAGGTTACACCTCGTACAGGGGCAGGGAGCGCCAGTTTATTTTATTCGCTTTTTCTTTGTCCTATCCATGCTTTATCTTTTTCCCTCATCCAGTTTTGAACAAGCTGATATGGCTTGCGACGGAAATACCGTGCTGGTAAATTATAACGGTACTTTTCAGGATTTCGCTGTTCCACAGAGCCTGGATGGAGAACAAATCGAATTTACCGCCAAGGGCGGCGATGGAGGCTTTGCCCGCATCAAAAATACCATTCCTCTTCTTGGAAACATGCAAATCTGTGCATCAGATGGCGGACAGGGCGCTACCGCGAACGCTACTTTTGCAGTCGGACAGGGCAATGACGAAATACCACCAGGCTCGCTCATCCGGTTTATTGTGGGGGGCAAAGGAGCGGAAGGAGACGCAGAAATTGTCATCGGCAACGCTTTCCAGTACGGGGGCGGTGGTGGAGGAACCGCTGTGCTCCTGCAGCGGCCCTCCAGCCAGGATTGGGAGCTTTTGATGGCCGCCGGGGGCGGTGGGGGCGCCTATCAGGGCATGGCTTTCACCTTTTGCGTAGATAATGAGAATGGCCAGGGCGGCCAGGCGGGCACATCCGGAGGCAGGGGTAATGGCGACATTGCTCCTGGCAATGCCGGTACTGGTGGCCAAGGTGGCAATGCCGGCGGTTTGTTCGGTGTTGAAATCGGCGGCGGCGGTGGCGGCGCCGATACTGATGGACGCGGCATAACCTGTCTTACGCTCCAAATTCCGCCCACTGTTTCTGAAGTAGGCGAAGGGTTGGCCGGCGCAACCACCGGAGGCTCCGGAGGACAGGATGACGGCTGTACCGGTTTTAATTTCCGGAACGGCGGCTATGGCTTTGGCGGCGGGGGCGCCGGCTTTGGGTCAGGTGGCGGCGGTGGAGGTTACTCCGGCGGCGGGGGCGGTGGAACAACCGGCCGCGGCGGAGGCGGTGGCAGTTTTGTCCGCCCAATGGCAAAAAGCCAATCCATCTTGGCAGGGGGCGCCATATCATTGCCCGAAGATGGGGTAGCGAGTTTCCGGTGTATCCTACTGAACTCCCCGCCGGAAGCATACTGCATCAGCACGCCAATCACCCTTAGCCTGGATGATTCCGGAATGACTGCCCTCTCTCCCGGGCAGTTGGACGACGGCAGTTTCGATCCCGATGGCGATGAGCTTTCTTTCAGCCTGAGCCAGGAATTTTTTGACTGCACGCACGTAGGAGAAAATATAGTGGCCTTGTTCATTGAAGACAACGAGGGCGCCGTCAGTTCCTGTGCCGCCACAGTGAGTATTCAGGACGATACCGCTCCGGCCGTCCTTTGCCCGGAAAACAAAAGTGTGCCCTGCAATAGTCCTGCCGATCCCGTTGCAACAGGCCTGGCTACCGCCACCGACAACTGCGATCCGGCTCCGGCTATCGATTTCTCCGATGCCATGCTGGATGCCGGCTGCGATTATGAGTGTACCATAGAAAGGACTTTTTCCGCTACCGACGCCTGGGGAAACCGCTCGGCCTGCAGCCAGGTCATAACAAAGTCGGCCGCCGGGTTATTTGAGGATGCGTTATCTGCCGACCTGGATGGGGATGGGGTGAACGACCCCATCGTGTTGGGATATTCGCGCCATACCTTGACGATTGCCGATGGTGGGGGCAATTGCATTTTCAACTGGCTGCCCGGAGCGGCCGGCAACCCGGCTTCCCTGCCGCGGGCTCAGCGCGTGGTGGACGGCACCGACTGCCGCAGCGGCATCCAGCTTTCAGCCGATGGCAAAATAAACAATCCGCTGCTGGCGGAAGCGCTGCTCCTGGCCGTCAAAATCCGCCTCGACCCACAACTGGGCAATACCCGGCTTTCCAGCCTGGATTGCGGATTCCACCCGGCTCTTAGCCAGTTCCTGGGCAACAATCCGTCGGTCAACAACCTCCTGCGGCTGGCCAACCTCGCCCTGGGCAACATCCTCGGCCCGGTGCCGTTCGGGCCACTCACGAACGCCCTGCATTGTATCAATGAGGCGCATGGCCTCTGCGGGCAGCAAGAAGCGCCTCTGGCAGCCCAACCTACCCCTTTCATTGGCGGAAGCGCAACCGGACAGGCAGCAGAAGGGCTCGACATTTACCCGAATCCCGCCGCCAACTCGGTACATTTCAACCTGGCAGCCTTCCGGGGAAAAATTGCCGTAATCCGCATTTTCAGCCCGCAGGGGCAGCTTGTGGAAGAACGCCGCCTGCCGGAAGTGCCGGAAGGGGCCCTGGAATGGCGGCTGGACCATTACAACAACGGCCTTTACATCGCCACCCTCTCTGCCGAGGGGCATGCGGTGCAAACAGGCAGGTTCGTGGTGGAGCGGTAGAGTTACTTAAACCGTATGGCCTTCACCGGGCTGATGCTGGTCACCAGGTAAGAAGGAATAATGAGGAAGAACAATGTGATAGCCAGCGTGCCCAGGTTGAGCAGCAGGATGGGCCAGAAATTGAGGTCTATGGGCGCGGTAGAAAGGTAGTAATTCTCCTCCGACAGCGTGATGAACTCGAAGCGGTCCTGCAACAGGCAGAGGCCGATGCCGATGAGGTTGCCCCAAAACAGGCCCAAAATCACAATATAAGCTGCGTAGTAGAGGAAGATTTTTCGGATGCCCCAGTTGGCAGTGCCCAGGGCTTTGAGAATACCGATCATATTGGTGCGCTCCAGGATGAGGATCATCAGGGCGGTGACCATGTTGATGATGGCGACGATGATCATCAGGGACAGGATGACTACCTCGTTGATGTCCTGTAAATCGAGCCAGTCAAAGATTTCGGGCAGTTTTTCCCGGATGGTTTCCGCGTACAGGTCAGCCGGCAGCTCCTCAAAATAGATGTATTCATTGATGGGCTGGAGGTCGTCGATGTCGTCGATGAACACTTCGAACCCGCTTACCTGGCTTTCCTCCCATCCCAGCAGGCGCTGTATCTGCCGGATGTCGACCAGGGCAAACTTGCGGTCGTATTCTTCCAGCCCGGTGCGGTAGACGCCGCTCACTTTAAAACGGCGCTTCAGTTGCTCTCCCTTCTCCACAAAATGAATGATGAAGGCGTCGCCGGTATCCACCTGCAGGCGCGCCGCCGTCTGATCCGAGATAAGAATCTCGTCGGACATGGCTGTATCGGGCAGGGCGATGGCCCGCCCCCGTTTGATGTACTGCTGCATGAAAGCCCAATCGAAATCCTCCCCTATACCCTTCAGGATAATGCCTTCGATCTCCTTGTCTTTTTTTGTCCCGGCTTCAATGATGCCGGGCTTGATGGCAAATACCTGAATGTGCCGGATGCCCCCCCTGGTCCGCTTTATTCGATCCACCCGGCGCCCCAGCCATTCTTCCTGTTGCAGGTACGTTATGCTCCGGACGGTGTCCAGC
Coding sequences:
- a CDS encoding ribonucleoside-diphosphate reductase subunit alpha, with amino-acid sequence MEVIKRSGKREDVSFDKITARIKKLCYDLDTRYIDYIEIAKKVIQGLYDGVTTTELDNLAAETAATMATDHPEYAILAARIAVSNLHKNTKKSFARTMKDLYNYIDPKTGEPAGLIGDDSFEIIWKHRDELDSAIIYDRDYSFDFFGFKTLERSYLLRMDGQVVERPQHMIMRAAVGIHGEDIAAAIETYNLISEKWFIHATPTLFNAGTPKPQLSSCFLLTMTEDSVPGIFETLSRCAKISQSAGGIGLSIHNIRATGSYIKGTGGVSNGVVPMLKVFNDTARYIDQGGGKRKGAFAVYLEPWHADVFEFLDLKKNHGKEEMRARDLFYAMWIPDLFMERVREDTEWSLFCPNEAPGLYDCHSGEFEALYHQYEQEGRARKTVRAQELWFAILESQIETGTPYILYKDAANRKSNQKNLGTIRSSNLCTEIMEYTSPDEVAVCNLASIALSKFVDEDTRAFDFQKLFDISRVVTRNLNKVIDINYYPIPEARNSNMRHRPIGIGVQGLADAFIQMRYPFDSPEARQLNRDIFETIYFAALTESCILAERDGHYETFPGSPASKGELQFDMWGVQPGDRWDWAGLKKRIKKHGLRNSLLLAPMPTASTSQILGNNECFEPYTSNIYTRRTLSGEFIVVNKHLLHDLIGLGLWDDDMKHRLMAANGSIQEIDEIPDDLKELYKTVWEISQKAIIDMAADRGAFICQSQSMNLFLQDPNFGKLSSMHFYAWQKGLKTGMYYLRSKAATDPIKFTVKQAAQVKKEVVAAAEGIPEPQLDTGAGEGEVCNLDDPDCLMCGA
- a CDS encoding N(4)-(beta-N-acetylglucosaminyl)-L-asparaginase; the encoded protein is MTNRRKFITQTVLGGLGLSIGKTAGAVQPWLQSPALPPPTVVSTWNNLAANKKAWKAIKKGARALDAVEQGVRVAEADPDDMSVGYGGRPDRDGRVTLDACIMDEEGNCGSVCFLQDIRHPVSVARLVMEKTPHVMLAGDGALQFALENGFKRQNLLTSKAEKNWREWKEKSHYQPVINIENHDTIGMLGIGQDGKLSGACTTSGAAFKLHGRVGDSPIIGAGLFVDNEVGAAVATGLGEAVIKTAGSFLVVELMRQGISPQAACEEAIRRIARKQKGYEDFQVGFLALNREGGIGAYAIQPGFSYALTREGVHEVVKAASLL
- a CDS encoding ribonucleotide-diphosphate reductase subunit beta, whose amino-acid sequence is MTQQVEPILQENPNRFVLFPIKHNDIWAFYKKSEASFWTAEEIDLSSDLGDWNDKLSDNERHFIKHVLAFFAASDGIVNENLAENFVSEVQYTEAKFFYGFQIMMENIHSETYSLLIDTYIKDLKEKDYLFNAIETLDCVKKKAHWALRWIENASFAERLVAFAAVEGIFFSGSFCSIFWLKKRGLMPGLSFSNELISRDEGMHCDFACLLYNQHIQNKLPEETIRKIITDAVDIEKEFVSDALPVNLIGMNSELMCQYIEFVADRLLAALSQPKIYHVENPFPWMDMISLQGKTNFFEKRVGDYQKSGVMSGSDKQVFSLDEDF
- a CDS encoding magnesium transporter CorA family protein, whose product is MIRYYAKEEGKLKELEEPEVSCWVNISPPFSHEELEEVAMQFDVPLDFLTDSLDIDERSRYEREDDVRLIVVNTPILNEAEEENDAIYITVPIGIIITIEHVITITSHENPVLQLFLDGKVKNFTPDDDSAFVLQIMEQNVYRFLTCLKKLNLKRNLIEQELYDSSRNKELKQLLSIEKSLVYFVNTLSANELLKLKMKRTDFLHIRDDEDKADLFEDIIIDNSQALEMANVYTNILNGTMDAYGSIISNNLNITIRRLTLITIILMVPTLVASFYGMNVPLPLENKGYAIYIIMSLSIGLSLLLVWYFQRKRLF
- a CDS encoding thrombospondin type 3 repeat-containing protein; this encodes MRLHTLCTYLLMAPLALLAQPKWEAGFVVGGAGYQGELAPDWHPEWEELNGAYGLLLRHHISAEWALRLNLSYAELSGDDRNFSKAGFDVRNFRFQSQAGQASLLVEWEPFGRRRYPDTAYFKGLISPYFFTGAGLAYLKASPDFSQTGSDDLVPLIDADRQEPFPQTRLAAPFGIGIKIDLSPGVLLGLEASTTTAFTDYVDGISHAGKPGTNDWYSFAGATLSFRFIAKDADRDGIADKEDACPQMKGRLSARGCPDEDGDGVEDLEDICRTEAGPRQLNGCPDTDDDGVADREDRCPLVAGTIPTQGCPDYDKDEVADLDDECLRLPGPKGRCGCPVLDSDADGELTDEPEVCTLSPDAALLKQVGQFIQPAFTLLRLFRPVIVQDGPPEKDEKTVKSEANGFFD